The Microcoleus sp. FACHB-831 region TTCTGCCAAAGATACAACAATGCCTCAACTACCGACTCCTCACTACGATAAACTTATTGCTTGCTTAAAGAACCCCAGATTGCCTGAAGCTGATAAAGAAAGAGTTGAGGAAGCAGTAACTAGGTACCGACAATGGATTCAAAAACTAGAAGCAGTAGAACAAGGGGGGCCTGATACCCTAGAGGAATTAGTTGGGGCAACAAATAAATACAAACGGTTCATTGAGCTTGATTTAATCTTCGACAGCCCAGGAAATTTTCTTTATCGACAGAAAGGGCAACTTAAACTTGACAATACTATTCTTGAAGAATTCCTTCCTCAAGTAATTTATAGAAGTTTGAGAGGAATAGAGAATTCATTTGAAATTGGTCCTAAAAGTACTTTTTCTGGATTAAGTTTTCTGTCTTCGCTTGGAAATCCAGGGCAAGGTGGAGAGCCTACATTAAGAACGAAAAACCAAGATTTTGTTTTAGGCAAAAAACTTTACTTAAAAACTTCGTTTGATAGTCAATTCACAAATTCTAAGTTAATAGAGTCTCATCTTGGATATGTTTGTTCTGAATGCAAGACAAATTTAGATAAGACAATGTTTCAAGAGGCTGTAGCTACAAGTAGAGATCTAAAAATAGCAGTTCCTAGCTCACTCTACTTTTTAGTATGTGAATTTCTTGATATGACTCCGGTTTCTATTACTGCTACTCAAATAGATGATGTGTTAATTGTTAGAAAATCTAGACGCCTATCTGCCAACATTCGCCAAGAATATAAAACGCCAGAATCAAGGATGCAGTATCGGCAAGAGTATGCTGATTTTCTTGATGCATCAAAATACTATGCTGATGTTTTTCAAAGAATGATTGACAAAATTCAGACCTTGGTGGACGATACAGCCCCAGGTGTTGATCACGTTCTAAGGCGAGGGCATTTCTGAAATCCAGTCGGCGGCATAACTAATAGTTAACTTACCTAAAATACTTGGGTGCAGCAATTTTGTAGGATTTTATATTTTAAATTTACTACAAGTCTGTCTGCATTGCTATGGCACGAGTCCAACTCGTCTATCCCAAAATTCCACTAAGGGGGGATGAAGATTCATGAGTCGATACAGCATGATTGTTTAATGGTCTGATGAAGCTCAGCTTTTCCTAGTCACGATTCCAGAGTTTAGCGATCGCGTCAGCGAAGCGAAGCGCGATCTGCGCTGCTGCGTCAGCGCAGATCGCGTTGTTATGCCTTGCACTCATGGCAAAACTCGTGAAGAAGCAATTCATAACGGTGAAGAAGTAATTGATATGTACTTGGAAGCTTGGCAAGCCGAAGGTGAATCTATTCCTGAACCGAGTACGCTGCAAATTGCCTAATTATCATTAATCTTCTGACCCAGCTTAAGCAAGGAGTCAGTTTTGGACTTGACCTCAGACATTAAATCGGGACTAACTGAGCATAGTCCCCTATTGCTTGGCGCGATCGCTCTAGGCGAGCAAAAACTTGGCTATCGTCGCAGAAAGGGTTGGCTGCACCAGAACATACCGCATTTGTACAGCAACTAGGGAAGGAATGAGGAGCGATCGCTCTTAAGTAGTAAAGCTATAACCACTCCAGTAGTACCAAACTTGGTGCAGTTATCTTAGAAGTAGGCGCTCTAAAGAAAAGATTTTGTCAGCCGATTCCCGCAACTCAATCTCACGAGGGTTGCAGGCAAATTATGAAAAAGTCTAAAACAGCACTACAGGAGATTTTATGTACGGCTTAGTCAACAAAGCAATTCACGATATGGTTTGTAGTCGCTTCGGTGAAGAAACCTGGAAAGAGATTCTCCATAAGTCTGAGGTCGAGGTGGATGCATTCATCAGCATGGAGTCTTACCCCGATGATGTCACCCACAGACTTGTAAAAGCTGCAAGTCTTGTTTTGGGTTTATCTGCTTCAGAAATCATGCAAGCTTTTGGAGAGTTCTGGGTTCAATACACCGCTGAAGAAGGGTATGGGGAACTGATGGAAATGAGCGGTGATACGCTTCCCGAATTTTTAGAGAACCTGGACGATCTCCATACTCGCATTGGAGTCAGTTTTCCGAAACTACAGCCTCCATCCTTCACCTGTGAGGAAGTTGAAGAACAAACGTTGCACCTCCACTATTATTCACACCGAGAGGGATTAGCTCCAATGGTCTTGGGATTGGTGCAAGGATTGGGGACACGTTTAGATACGGATGTCGTCGTTACTCAGATTCAAACCAAGTCTGAAGGTGCAGACCATGATGAGTTCTCGATTCAGTATAAGCCTCACTGAGCGTTTTTATGCACCCTCCCGATCTGACTTTGCCGCCTCAATTGTTTGCTCAAGCTTTTCCATTTCATTTTGTGTTTAAGAGCGATCGCACAATCGTACAATCGGGAGAGGTTTTGCAGAGGCTTATTCCTCAAATCATCGGGTCACAACTTGAGCGGTGCTTCCAGATTAAGCGTCCCATTATTCAAAATGTTAATTTTGCTGCCATTAGTAAGCAATCTCACAGTATCTTTACGCTGAAATCACTTCATAGTGAAATGATTCTAAAAGGGCAGATGATGCCTGTTACTGACAGCGAGGTTATTTTTTTTCTGGGTTCCCCGGTTGTTACGGAAATTAGCCAGTTAAACCAACTAGGAATTAAATTAAAAGACTTTGCAATTCACGACTCTGTTACCGATTTTCTCTTTCTTTTACAAGCAAAGAGTAACTTGATGGACGAACTGACAGAGCAGCAGGACAAATTAAAAGATGCTTTGAGAGAAAAAGAGGCGATCGCTGCCCTGGCAGAGGCGAGAGCTAAAACCGTAGAACAGGCGATCGAAAACTTACAGAAAACTCAATCGCAACTTATTCAGGCTGAAAAAATGTCTGGACTGGGGCAAATGATGGCAGGGATTGCCCATGAGGTCAACAACCCGCTTAACTTTATCAACGGTAATCTTAGCCACATAAACAACTATGTTAAGGATTTAATAAGCCTGCTCAACCTCTATCAAAAACACTTTCCTCAAGCCTCTCCTGAAATCCTTAATTACATGAAGGAAATCGACTTAGAATTTTTGCTGGAGGATTTACCCTGTCTCGTGTCATCTGTAGAAATGGGGGGTCATCGCATTAGAGATATTATTTTGTCATTACGAAACTTTTCTAGATTAGATGAAGCAGAACAAAAAAATGTGGACTTACATGAAGGAATTGAGAGTACATTATTAATTTTAAATCACAAGCTGAAGCATAATATTGAAGTTGTTAGAGACTATGGAAGCCTGCCAAAAGTTTTGTGCTATCCAGCCCAGCTAAATCAAGTTTTTATGAATATTATTTCCAATGCTGCTGATGAATTATTGGAGACGGATATAAAATATAAACAGATTGCGATCCAAACCAGTGTAAATGAATTGAATTACGCCTGTATTCGCATTCAAGATAATGGGAAGGGCATTCCTACTGAAATTCAAAAGAAAATTTTTACTCCATTTTTTACGACCAAGCCTATTGGCAAAGGGACAGGATTAGGGCTATCAATTAGCTATCAAATTATTGAAAAGCATCATGGTACAATCGAGGTAATCTCTGAGGTGGGAAAGGGAACCGAATTTACTATTAAAATTCCACTTTCCTAATTGCAGTATGTTTCTCTAGGTCAAGGGATAAAGTTACTGAGCGATCGCAAGTAGCCTAACAGTGCGTTGATGCGGGCGGAATAGAGAGGGTTGGTAGGAGTTGAGGTTAATTGCTACTGCACAACTTTACTGTTAGTTTGCCTAAAATACTTGTGATAAAAATTGATGAGTCGAAACAGCCGGATTGTTCCCTAGTAGTACGATTCCATTTGGCGATCGCGAACCAATATCAAAATAATAGAATACCTGAGCATAGTTTTCTGTTGTTTGGCGCGATCGCTGTAGGTGTAAAAGGTTGGCTGCACCAGAACATAAGGCATTTGTGCAGCAGTTATCGAAGTAGCTAGAGAGCGATCGCAATCCCTTAAACCCTGACTTGTGAATAAATAGTTAGGTGTATTAAGTCTCGCTAGGGACGGTAGCCGAAATATTATCTATCAGCCTTCAGAGTCAAGTTGCTCTAATGTTATCGATTAGACAATTCTTTGAGGGGATTGGTGAGAAAATCACATCTCGGAGAATTCTCAAAGGTGGCACTGTTTTTGCTGGTGTAGTCTATTTCCAATAGAGAGAACAAAGATGAGTACGACCAGGATATTCAACAGTTCTAAATTTTTTCAGCCTACGGACGGGGAGCCTGTTCGTTCAATTGTTACGGAATCCAAAGATGCCATCATTGTAGCCTGGTACATCAAACCGGGACAGGAAATTCCCGCGCATATGCATCCTAACGGGCAAGATACGTGGACTGTTTTGAGCGGGAGAGGGGAATATTATCTGGATAAATCAGGCACTACGAAGCCAATCGTTGCAGGGGATGTGGTAGTTGCTTATACCGGATGCGTGCATGGAGTATTCAACAACGGTGATGAGCCATTTGTTTTTATTTCAGTTGTGTCGCCAGCCGATGCGGGGTATCAACTTGTCTCCTTAAAAGATTCTTTGACCCTCCATTCCTAACCATTCAAACCCCCGAATCGCCTCCGAGGGCGGGGGTTTGAATGGTTAGGCGAAAATGCAAAAAACACTTTAGATGTATGCAAGGGTTGCTTCAATATCTTTACCAAATCAAATTAGATAAAGCTGCTCTCTGGTGCTATCTCATTTGGTACCTGGTAGTAGTTTATTTCTATTTTGATCCTTCACTTAAAGTATGGATTAATTCAATTGGGATAAGTGCTGTAATCGGTACGGGTCTATTGTTAAGTGTTTCTTCTGGTGAGACTGGCAAAAGCGATCGCTGGCAAACAGTCAGATTATATCTCATGCCCTTCTGTGTCTCCAGCTTCTCTGCTTTGATAAAAGGTCACGGATTTATCGTATTTATATCGCCAAAAATAAAAGAAACGCTAGTAGCAGTATCATGCTGTGTTCTGTTTCTGTCAGTTATTTTAGCAGTCAAATTCATTAAAAACAAAATTGCTTAATAACGCGATCGCTGGATAATGTTCCGGTAATAGCAGACGTTACGTGGCTTGAATCCTCGATTACGACAGCGCAGCAATGTAAAGCGTTCAAGTTATTGGTGAGGACGATAAACATCCATCGTCGGACTTTGCGGGTCAACTAAAACTCTAACCTGCGTTACTAGAGCTAGAAAATCCTAAATCTTCTGATACAAGTTGGGCAAGGAGTCAGTTTTCGACTTGACCTCAAACATCAAAATAATAGGCTAACTGAGCATAGTTTTCTGTTGTTTAGCGCGATCGCGATCGCTCTGCTTCTTCAATCAATCTGACTGACGCAGACTTCAGGAATGATGAATTTTCAAGTTCTGAGTGTCGCTGGACCGATCGGCGAACGCTTTGAACTCGACAGCATCGTGACTGCAAAAGAGGCGCACGCCATTAGTGCGATCGCGCGATAATGCACGTAGCCGATGTTGATTGTGGAGTCTCGCCTCGCGATCCACTACTACCAACACCAATGTCCCAAGCATCGGTTAGGTTAATAAAGAAACACTACTAGCTAGATAAATTATGCAATACGTGTTAATTATCCATGAAGTTGAAGACTACGAGTCGTGGAAGAAGGTTTTTGACAATGCATCCGACATAAGGAGGGAAGCTGGAGAGAGGTCGTATCAGGTCTTAAAATATGAAAGCGATCCCAACAAAGTGGTGCATTTCTCATCGTGGACATCGATAGACGATGCCAAGCGT contains the following coding sequences:
- a CDS encoding cupin domain-containing protein encodes the protein MSTTRIFNSSKFFQPTDGEPVRSIVTESKDAIIVAWYIKPGQEIPAHMHPNGQDTWTVLSGRGEYYLDKSGTTKPIVAGDVVVAYTGCVHGVFNNGDEPFVFISVVSPADAGYQLVSLKDSLTLHS
- a CDS encoding type II toxin-antitoxin system HicB family antitoxin, which translates into the protein MPEFSDRVSEAKRDLRCCVSADRVVMPCTHGKTREEAIHNGEEVIDMYLEAWQAEGESIPEPSTLQIA
- a CDS encoding ATP-binding protein, which encodes MHPPDLTLPPQLFAQAFPFHFVFKSDRTIVQSGEVLQRLIPQIIGSQLERCFQIKRPIIQNVNFAAISKQSHSIFTLKSLHSEMILKGQMMPVTDSEVIFFLGSPVVTEISQLNQLGIKLKDFAIHDSVTDFLFLLQAKSNLMDELTEQQDKLKDALREKEAIAALAEARAKTVEQAIENLQKTQSQLIQAEKMSGLGQMMAGIAHEVNNPLNFINGNLSHINNYVKDLISLLNLYQKHFPQASPEILNYMKEIDLEFLLEDLPCLVSSVEMGGHRIRDIILSLRNFSRLDEAEQKNVDLHEGIESTLLILNHKLKHNIEVVRDYGSLPKVLCYPAQLNQVFMNIISNAADELLETDIKYKQIAIQTSVNELNYACIRIQDNGKGIPTEIQKKIFTPFFTTKPIGKGTGLGLSISYQIIEKHHGTIEVISEVGKGTEFTIKIPLS
- a CDS encoding heme NO-binding domain-containing protein, with protein sequence MYGLVNKAIHDMVCSRFGEETWKEILHKSEVEVDAFISMESYPDDVTHRLVKAASLVLGLSASEIMQAFGEFWVQYTAEEGYGELMEMSGDTLPEFLENLDDLHTRIGVSFPKLQPPSFTCEEVEEQTLHLHYYSHREGLAPMVLGLVQGLGTRLDTDVVVTQIQTKSEGADHDEFSIQYKPH
- a CDS encoding antibiotic biosynthesis monooxygenase — encoded protein: MQYVLIIHEVEDYESWKKVFDNASDIRREAGERSYQVLKYESDPNKVVHFSSWTSIDDAKRFFESPKLIRIRAEAGVKAPDFIYLEQLESGTL